A window of the Gasterosteus aculeatus chromosome 21, fGasAcu3.hap1.1, whole genome shotgun sequence genome harbors these coding sequences:
- the cul2 gene encoding cullin-2 has protein sequence MSLKPRVVDFDETWNKLLTTIKAVVMLDYVERATWNDRFSDIYALCVAYPEPLGERLYTETKVFLENHVRQLYKKVLESEEKVLVMYHRYWDEYSRGADYMDCLYRYLNTQFIKKNKLTEADLQYGYGGVDMNEPLMEIGELALDMWRKLMIEPLQDVLIRMLLNEIKNDRCGENPNQKVIHGVINSFVHVEQYKKKFPLKFYQEIFEGPFLIKTGEYYKQEASNLLQESNCSQYMEKVLGRLKDEEMRCRKYLHPSSYSKVIHECQQRMVADHLQFLHGECQSIIRQEKREDMANMYTLLRSVSSGLPHMIQELQIHIHNEGIRGTSNLSQENMPTLFVESVLEVHSKFIQLINTVLNGDQHFMSALDKALTSVVNFREPKSICKAPELLAKYCDNLLKKSAKGMTENEVEDKLTSFITVFKYIDDKDIFQKFYARMLAKRLIHGLSLSMDSEEAMINKLKQACGYEFTSKLHRMYTDMSVSADLNNKFNNFIKTQETVVDLGISFQIYVLQAGAWPLTHVPSSTFAIPQELEKSVQMFELFYNQHFSGRKLTWLHYLCTGEVKMNYLSKPYVAMVTTYQMAVLLAFNNSLTVTYKELQDGTQMNEKELQKTIRSLLDVKMLNHDSEKEEIETESTFSLNMSFTSKRTKFKITTSMQKDTPQEIEQTRSAVDEDRKMYLQAAIVRIMKARKVLRHNGLIQEVINQSKARFNPSISMIKKCIEVLIDKQYIERSQTSADEYSYVA, from the exons ATGTCCTTAAAGCCTCGGGTGGTGGACTTTGACGAGACATGGAACAAGCTACTGACGACAATCAAGGCTGTTGTGATGCTGGACTACGTGGAGAGAGCCACGTGGAATGACCGCTTCTC CGACATTTATGCCTTGTGCGTTGCGTATCCAGAGCCTTTGGGGGAGAGGTTATACACAGAGACCAAGGTCTTTCTTGAGAATCATGTTCGCCAGTTATACAAG AAAGTCCTAGAATCAGAGGAAAAAGTTTTAGTGATGTACCACAGATACTGGGACGAGTACAGCAGAGGAGCTGACTACATGGACTGCTTGTACAG GTATCTCAACACTCAGTTCATCAAGAAGAACAAACTAACAGAAGCAGACCTGCAGTACGGCTACGGGGGGGTGGACATGAACGAGCCGCTCATGGAGATCGGAGAG CTGGCGCTCGACATGTGGAGGAAGCTAATGATCGAGCCCCTTCAGGATGTCCTGATCCGGATGTTGCTGAATGAAATCAAAAA TGACCGTTGTGGCGAGAACCCTAACCAGAAGGTCATCCACGGGGTCATCAACTCCTTTGTTCATGTTGAACAGTACAAGAAGAAGTTTCCACTCAAG TTTTATCAGGAAATCTTCGAAGGGccatttctgattaaaactgGAGAGTATTACAAACAGGAAGCTTCCAATCTCCTGCAAGAGTCCAACTGCTCACAGTACATGGAAAAG GTGTTGGGGCGGTTGAAAGACGAAGAGATGAGATGTCGGAAGTACCTGCACCCCAGCTCCTATTCCAAAGTCATCCATGAATGCCAGCAGAGGATGGTGGCGGATCATCTGCAGTTCCTGCACGGGGAGTGCCAGAGCATCATTCggcaggagaagagagagg ACATGGCCAACATGTACACCCTGCTGCGGTCCGTGTCCAGCGGGCTGCCCCACATGATCCAGGAGCTTCAGATCCACATCCACAACGAGGGCATCCGAGGCACCAGTAACCTCTCTCAGGAAAAC ATGCCAACCCTGTTTGTGGAGTCGGTGCTGGAGGTTCACAGTAAATTTATTCAGCTCATAAACACGGTTCTAAACGGTGATCAGCACTTCATGAGTGCACTCGATAAG GCTTTGACGTCCGTGGTGAACTTCAGGGAGCCCAAGTCCATCTGTAAAGCCCCTGAACTT CTGGCGAAATACTGCGATAATCTGCTGAAAAAGTCTGCAAAGGGAATGACGGAGAACGAGGTGGAAGACAAGCTGACGAGCTTCATCACCGTGTTCAAGTACATAGACGACAAGGACATCTTTCAAAAG TTTTATGCCCGGATGCTAGCAAAGCGGTTAATACACGGTTTATCATTGTCGATGGACTCCGAAGAAGCCATGATCAACAAACTAAAG cAAGCATGTGGCTATGAGTTCACAAGCAAACTGCACAGAATGTACACAGACATGAGCGTGAGCGCTGACCTCAACAACAAATTCAACAATTTTATCAAGACACAGGAGACGGTGGTGGACCTGGGCATCAGCTTCCAGATCTACGTATTACAG GCTGGAGCCTGGCCCCTCACACACGTCCCCTCCTCCACGTTCGCCATCCCCCAAGAGCTAGAGAAGAGTGTGCAGATG TTTGAGTTATTCTATAATCAGCACTTCAGTGGGAGGAAGTTGACTTGGCTGCATTATCTCTGTACAG GGGAGGTGAAGATGAACTACCTGTCCAAGCCCTACGTTGCTATGGTTACCACCTACCAGATGGCTGTGCTGCTGGCCTTCAACAACAGCCTGACGGTGACCTACAAGGAGCTGCAGGACGGCACGCAGATGAACGAGAAGGAGCTACAGAAAACCATCAGGTCCCTGCTGGACGTCAAGATGCTCAACCACGACTCAGAGAAG GAGGAGATCGAAACAGAGTccacattttcattaaatatgagTTTCACCAGTAAAAGGACAAAGTTCAAGATCACCACTTCGATGCAGAAAGACACGCCACAG GAGATAGAGCAGACAAGGAGCGCCGTGGACGAGGAccgcaaaatgtatttacaagcTGCTATAGTGAGAATCATGAAGGCTCGCAAGGTGCTCCGACACAACGGCCTCATCCAGGAG GTCATCAATCAGTCCAAAGCCAGGTTCAACCCAAGTATCAGCATGATCAAGAAGTGCATCGAGGTGCTCATCGACAAGCAGTACATTGAGCGGAGCCAGACCTCTGCAGACGAGTACAGCTATGTGGCGTAG